Proteins from one Fragaria vesca subsp. vesca linkage group LG6, FraVesHawaii_1.0, whole genome shotgun sequence genomic window:
- the LOC101314969 gene encoding enhancer of yellow 2 transcription factor homolog, whose amino-acid sequence MRKSVNRQPAPEVEENQDKEPSFEELINIELIESGEKERLMELLRERLIECGWKDEMKALCRSFIKKKGRNNVTVDDLVHVITPKGRASIPDSIKAELLQRIRTFLISAAL is encoded by the exons AT GAGGAAATCGGTGAATCGTCAGCCGGCGCCGGAGGTTGAGGAGAATCAAGACAAGGAGCCCAGCTTTGAAGAGCTCATCAACATCGAG TTGATTGAGAGCGGTGAGAAAGAGCGGTTAATGGAGCTGTTGAGGGAGAGGCTGATTGAGTGTGGGTGGAAGGATGAAATGAAAGCTCTTTGCAG GTCATTCATAAAGAAAAAAGGGAGGAACAATGTTACTGTGGATGACCTTGTACATGTAATCACCCCAAAGGGCAGAG CTTCCATTCCTGATTCCATAAAGGCAGAGCTTCTGCAAAGGATTCGTACATTCCTAATCTCGGCAGCTCTATAA
- the LOC101315256 gene encoding protease HtpX homolog 1-like, with the protein MASVPLSSLSLNSLSSFTSAASDYLRFASPTFQFSTVTKFRGVRFAVTSRASSVVFRNLDADDFRHPLDKQNTLILRAIPGLTEIGKVLLGSVTEQVMLLENIGTSLLVSENQLSDLHKLMVEAADILNIDAPDLYVRQSPVPNAYTLAISGKKPFVVIHTSLVELLTREELQAVLAHELGHLKCDHGVWLTFANILTLGAYTIPGLGGMIAQSLEEQLFRWLRAAELTCDRAALLVAQDPKVVVSVLMKLAGGCPSMADQLNVDAFLEQARSYDKASASPVGWYIRNAQTRQLSHPLPVLRAREIDEWSRSQEYGTLLKRATRITAGSKVLTTPGR; encoded by the exons ATGGCTTCCGTTCCCCTATCATCTCTCTCCCTCAATTCTCTCAGCAGCTTCACCTCCGCAGCTTCCGATTATTTAAGGTTTGCTTCTCCAACCTTCCAATTCAGCACCGTCACCAAGTTCCGCGGGGTTAGGTTCGCCGTGACCAGCAGAGCTTCCTCCGTCGTCTTCCGCAACCTCGACGCCGATGACTTCCGCCACCCTCTCGATAAACAG AACACGTTGATTTTGAGAGCGATTCCTGGACTAACTGAAATCGGAAAGGTTCTACTTG GATCTGTTACGGAGCAAGTGATGCTTCTTGAAAATATCGGAACATCCCTTCTTGTTTCGGAGAATCAG CTTTCTGATCTACATAAATTGATGGTTGAAGCCGCGGACATACTCAACATTGATGCTCCTGATCTATATGTTCGTCAAAGTCCTGTACCAAATGCATACACGTTAGCTATAAGTGGTAAAAAGCCATTTGTTGTTATCCATACTAGCCTAGTGGAGCTTTTGACAAGAGAAGAGTTGCAG GCGGTTTTGGCTCATGAGTTGGGTCATTTGAAATGCGACCATGGTGTGTGGCTTACATTTGCGAATATCCTTACCCTCGGAGCTTATACCATACCTG GGCTTGGTGGCATGATTGCTCAGAGTTTAGAAGAGCAGTTATTTCGTTGGCTTCGAGCAGCGGAACTAACTTGTGATCGTGCGGCCCTTCTTGTTGCGCAAGACCCAAAG GTGGTCGTCTCTGTGTTGATGAAATTAGCTGGTGGGTGTCCATCTATGGCTGATCAACTAAATGTGGATGCATTTTTGGAACAAGCTCGCTCTTATGACAAGGCTTCCGCAAGCCCTGTAGGGTGGTATATAAG AAATGCACAAACGAGGCAACTTTCACATCCTTTGCCAGTGCTACGAGCTCGTGAAATTGATGAATGGTCAAGAAGCCAAGAGTACGGAACTCTTCTTAAACGAGCAACAAGGATCACGGCTGGATCAAAAGTTTTAACAACACCTGGAAGATAG
- the LOC101290785 gene encoding sulfite oxidase-like gives MPGVTGPSDYSLEPPRHPSLKINAKEPFNAEPPRSALGAAYVTPVDLFYKRNHGPIPIVDDIHSYSVSITGLIENPKQVFFKDIMALPKYNVTATMQCAGNRRTAMSQTRTVKGVGWDVSAIGNAVWGGAKLADVLELVGIPKFTGATKSGGKHVEFVSVDRCKEENGGPYKASIPLIQATSPDADVLLAYEMNGETLNRDHGYPLRGIVPGVIGARSVKWLDSINVIAEECQGFFMQKDYKMFPPSVNWDNINWSTRRPQMDFPVQCVICSLEDVNALKPGKVKVSGYAASGGGRGIERVDISVDGGNTWVEASRHQQPGIPYIAESTCSDKWAWVLFEAMIDVQQSTQIVAKAVDSAANVQPEKVEDIWNLRGILNTSWHRVQVRVGHSNL, from the exons ATGCCCGGCGTCACAGGTCCCTCAGATTACTCGCTGGAGCCGCCTCGACATCCGAGCCTCAAAATCAACGCCAAG GAGCCTTTCAACGCCGAACCGCCGCGCTCGGCTCTCGGCGCCGCTTACGTCACTCCGGTGGATTTGTTCTACAAGAGAAACCACGGTCCTATTCCAATAGTGGATGACATCCACAG TTACTCTGTTTCCATAACTGGATTGATCGAAAATCCGAAGCAGGTGTTTTTCAAGGATATCAT GGCGCTTCCTAAGTACAATGTCACTGCCACAATGCAG TGTGCAGGTAATAGAAGGACAGCTATGAGCCAAACTCGGACTGTCAAGGGAGTAGGATGGGATGTTTCTGCTATAGGAAATG CTGTATGGGGTGGTGCGAAATTGGCTGATGTACTTGAACTTGTGGGAATTCCGAAGTTCACTGGTGCTACTAAATCTGGTGGAAAACATGTTGAGTTTGTAAGCGTTGATAGGTGTAAG GAGGAAAATGGAGGCCCATACAAAGCATCAATTCCACTGATTCAGGCCACAAGCCCGGATGCAGATGTTTTACTTGCTTATGAGATGAACGGAGAG ACCCTAAACAGGGATCATGGCTATCCATTGCGTGGGATTGTGCCTGGTGTTATTGGTGCCCGTTCTGTTAAATGGCTTGATTCGATTAACGTCATTGCAGAGGAATGTCAG GGTTTCTTTATGCAAAAAGACTACAAAATGTTTCCACCTTCAGTAAACTGGGATAACATTAATTGGTCGACCAGGAGGCCACAAATGGATTTTCCTGTCCAG TGTGTAATTTGCTCTCTAGAGGATGTGAATGCATTAAAGCCTGGAAAG GTAAAAGTTAGTGGGTATGCAGCATCAGGAGGTGGTCGTGGGATCGAGAGAGTTGATATTTCTGTTGATGGTGGCAATACCTGGGTTGAAGCATCTAGACATCAGCAACCTGGCATCCCATATATTGCTGAGTCCACATGCAGTGACAAATGGGCATGGGTACTTTTCGAGGCCATGATTGATGTCCAACAGAGTACCCAAATTGTTGCAAAAGCA GTGGATTCAGCAGCAAATGTACAACCTGAAAAAGTGGAGGACATCTGGAACTTGAGAGGGATACTGAACACTTCATGGCATAGAGTACAAGTTCGAGTTGGCCACTCAAATTTGTAG
- the LOC101315174 gene encoding uncharacterized protein LOC101315174 produces MVFPNLQADDYRHPLDLEVFILFRFDFDFFFAPLFSFILERLRILGIRLYKSEPGSSAEMEEAFKDIVALFLAEGAFPSEKIEDDGTSVLAGPTQHSDTYKLMAETAEILNITTPLLYIRRHDVPLARAVGLDTPYVVVHSSLLNLLTPQELQAVFARELAHLKCGHYVLFKLAALTVLIAVTMPDSVPQQNPLKELLRWRRASDLSCDRASLLVAQDPKVVISAIMKAAAGFPSMVEERDVDAYLAAARAYVAASSSFPTEQCGDALDALAREPVPLLRAYEIDEWSRSKEYAMLLTTATTPGEQMKKTNLEALIKKKIIENLSEQIDLGKKMMEKFLEQIDLEKILRDVQIN; encoded by the exons ATGGTCTTCCCCAATCTGCAAGCCGATGACTATCGCCACCCTCTAGATTTAGAGGTGTTCATTCTTTTCCGCTTCGATTTCGACTTCTTTTTCGCTCCCCTGTTTTCCTTTATACTTGAGAGACTGAGAATATTG GGCATTCGGCTGTATAAATCAGAGCCAGGTTCTTCGGCTGAGATGGAAGAAGCTTTCAAAG ATATAGTCGCACTTTTCCTTGCAGAAGGTGCGTTTCCATCAGAAAAAATTGAGGATGATGGCACGTCCGTTCTGGCCGGTCCGACTCAG CATTCTGATACATACAAGTTGATGGCTGAGACTGCCGAGATCCTCAATATCACGACACCTTTACTCTACATTCGGAGGCATGATGTACCTTTAGCTCGTGCAGTTGGACTAGACACACCCTATGTTGTTGTTCACTCTAGTCTTCTTAACCTTCTCACCCCACAAGAGCTGCAG GCTGTTTTCGCTCGTGAGTTGGCTCATCTGAAATGCGGTCATTATGTGTTGTTCAAACTTGCAGCTTTGACTGTCCTTATAGCTGTGACTATGCCTG ATTCGGTGCCTCAACAAAATCCATTGAAAGAGTTACTTCGTTGGCGTCGAGCATCAGACCTATCTTGTGATCGTGCATCGCTTCTTGTTGCACAAGACCCAAAG GTGGTCATCTCTGCTATAATGAAAGCAGCCGCGGGATTTCCATCCATGGTAGAAGAACGAGATGTTGATGCATATTTGGCAGCGGCTCGTGCTTATGTCGCTGCTTCTTCTTCATTCCCCACAGAGCAGTGTGG GGATGCTCTTGATGCTCTTGCAAGAGAACCTGTGCCCCTGCTACGTGCTTATGAGATTGATGAGTGGTCCAGAAGCAAAGAGTATGCAATGCTGCTAACCACCGCAACAACTCCAGGAGAGCAAATGAAGAAAACAAATCTTGAAGCTCTTATAAAAAAGAAGATCATTGAGAACCTTTCGGAGCAAATTGATTTGGGCAAAAAGATGATGGAGAAGTTTTTGGAGCAAATTGATTTGGAAAAAATTCTAAGAGATGTGCAAATAAATTGA